In Trifolium pratense cultivar HEN17-A07 linkage group LG7, ARS_RC_1.1, whole genome shotgun sequence, a genomic segment contains:
- the LOC123895289 gene encoding uncharacterized protein LOC123895289: MNLKVNRINWVGNIYQKFEAVCQEVDGIVGQDAVKYLDNRVQNVGDSMKKLYSEVVHELLPFPTLSSPTKYEARSFPLKNNVGSTAGCVEDKNKDRSKNVGEEQPVNNFIDSSQDSIAMDLANDQQEYNPEKHELVNQASSTTCSDSAEVDDSFKTREILAELTIIEETALKSASELVNLISDREKEPFEFSIHNQSCSGSSDTACGGVSVRTEELCLIVEENNMNSSAEVLNFKTEKSSDAVKGDNGILAGVSSASCKRPNITETVSSYFNSSLVSDSPYSESVGSYPFEIESYKRNSGEVVLSISDSSMAHVCCEPPQIASQVKESRDVIVSSCRCQSAESNDESCSIELRLEDVQLNNDTKLEESCVFVKDSELYAVSYRIQQLRSYQKRIQDAFASKKRLAKEYEQLAIWYGDADMEPSQDVSGTRLPFSSRTYTNSKDLEVQQASETEWELL, from the exons ATGAATTTGAAGGTTAATCGTATAAATTGGGTGGGGAATATTTACCAGAAGTTTGAAGCAGTGTGCCAAGAAGTGGACGGTATTGTAGGCCAG GATGCTGTTAAATATCTCGATAACCGGGTCCAGAATGTTGGAGATAGTATGAAAAAGTTATATTCTGAAGTTGTACATGAGCTACTACCTTTTCCTACCTTGTCCAGTCCTACAAAATATGAAGCTCGTTCATTTCCTTTGAAAAATAATGTTGGGTCCACAGCTGGTTGTGttgaagataaaaataaagatagaaGTAAAAACGTGGGTGAGGAACAACCTGTCAATAATTTTATCGATTCATCGCAGGATTCTATTGCAATGGATCTTGCTAATGATCAACAAGAATATAATCCTGAAAAACATGAGCTTGTAAATCAAGCTAGTAGCACAACTTGTTCAGATTCTGCTGAGGTGGATGATTCTTTCAAAACTCGAGAAATTTTAGCGGAACTTACAATCATTGAAGAGACTGCCCTAAAGTCTGCATCCGAGCTAGTGAATTTGATATCTGATAGAGAGAAAGAACCCTTTGAATTCTCGATACATAATCAATCCTGTTCTGGTTCTTCTGATACTGCATGTGGAGGAGTTTCAGTGAGAACGGAAGAACTATGTTTGattgttgaagaaaataataTGAATTCATCTGCTGAAGTGTTAAATTTCAAGACAGAAAAATCATCTGATGCTGTTAAGGGTGATAACGGTATACTAGCTGGAGTTTCATCTGCATCATGCAAAAGGCCAAATATCACAGAGACGGTATCTTCATACTTCAACAGTTCCTTAGTTTCTGATAGTCCATATTCAGAGTCCGTAGGAAGCTACCCCTTTGAAATTGAATCTTACAAAAGAAATTCAGGGGAGGTTGTTTTGTCTATTTCAGATAGTTCCATGGCACATGTATGCTGTGAACCCCCCCAAATAGCTAGCCAGGTCAAGGAATCCCGTGATGTAATCGTTTCTTCTTGTCGATGTCAATCAGCAGAATCAAATG ATGAATCATGTTCTATTGAGTTAAGGTTGGAAGACGTTCAATTGAATAATGATACAAAGCTTGAAGAAAGCTGTGTATTTGTGAAAGATAGTGAACTCTATGCAGTCTCGTACAGGATCCAACAGCTTAGATCGTATCAG AAAAGAATCCAGGATGCATTTGCTTCAAAGAAAAGGTTAGCAAAGGAGTATGAACAACTAGCAATATGGTATGGAGATGCTGATATGGAGCCAAGTCAAGATGTATCAGGAACTCGCTTGCCATTTAGTTCCAGAACATATACAAACTCGAAGGATTTGGAAGTGCAGCAAGCCTCTGAAACTGAGTGGGAGCTGCTGTAA
- the LOC123895290 gene encoding protein trichome birefringence-like 31, protein MSMLSPKSLIDRRIRSLFPILLYSILILAVARLVLDNLKSKQSHLSRLYGMSSGGRNRLPVIVLPEERIEEGCNVFEGRWVWDNVSYPFYEEESCAYLVKQTTCKKNGRSDSFYKNWRWQPHGCNLPRFDPLKLLHMLRDKRMMFIGDSLQRGQFESMICLVQSVIPEGKKSLQRIPPMKIFRVEEFNASIEYYWAPFIVESISDHATNHTVHKRMVMLDSIAKHGKHWQGVDILVFESYVWWMHNPFINATYGSPDKVREYNVTTAYRLALKTWANWLESNIQPLTQNVFFMSMSPTHLWSWEWKPGSDENCFNESYPIQEGSYWGTGSNLEIMKILHDSLQELKIDVTLLNITQLSEYRKDAHTSIYGERKGKLLTKEQRANPKSFADCIHWCLPGVPDTWNEILYAYLLNHQNFS, encoded by the exons ATGTCAATGTTGTCTCCCAAGTCTCTGATTGATCGTCGGATCCGGTCACTATTCCCAATTTTATTGTATTCAATTCTAATCTTAGCAGTTGCAAGGTTAGTTCTAGATAACTTGAAGAGCAAGCAAAGCCACCTTTCTCGGCTTTATGGCATGTCATCTGGTGGAAGGAATAGATTACCGGTCATCGTGTTGCCGGAGGAACGCATTGAGGAGGGTTGCAATGTATTTGAAGGGAGATGGGTATGGGATAATGTGTCCTATCCTTTTTATGAAGAAGAGAGTTGCGCTTACTTGGTCAAGCAGACCACTTGCAAGAAAAATGGGAGATCTGATTCTTTCTACAAGAATTGGAGGTGGCAGCCTCATGGATGCAATCTCCCAAG GTTTGATCCTTTGAAGTTGTTGCACATGTTGAGGGACAAAAGAATGATGTTTATTGGAGATTCATTGCAAAGAGGCCAATTTGAGTCTATGATCTGTTTGGTACAATCTGTAATTCCTGAAGGAAAGAAATCCCTCCAAAGAATTCCACCTATGAAGATATTTAGAGTTGAG GAGTTTAATGCATCGATTGAATATTATTGGGCTCCATTCATCGTAGAATCAATTTCGGATCATGCAACAAATCATACAGTACATAAACGAATGGTGATGCTTGACTCAATAGCTAAGCATGGAAAACATTGGCAAGGAGTGGACATTTTGGTGTTCGAAAGTTATGTTTGGTGGATGCACAACCCTTTCATCAATGCTAC ATATGGATCACCGGACAAAGTTCGAGAATATAATGTGACAACAGCATACAGGTTGGCGTTGAAAACATGGGCAAATTGGTTAGAATCAAATATCCAACCGCTCACTCAAAATGTGTTTTTCATGAGTATGTCTCCAACACATTTGTG GAGCTGGGAATGGAAGCCAGGAAGCGATGAAAACTGCTTCAATGAATCATATCCAATCCAAGAAGGTTCATATTGGGGTACCGGCTCAAATCTTGAGATTATGAAGATATTACATGATTCACTACAAGAACTGAAAATAGATGTCACGCTGTTGAACATTACACAGTTATCAGAGTACAGAAAAGATGCTCACACATCAATTTACGGCGAGCGAAAGGGAAAGCTCTTGACAAAAGAACAGAGAGCTAATCCAAAATCTTTTGCTGATTGCATTCATTGGTGTTTGCCTGGAGTCCCTGATACATGGAATGAAATCTTATATGCTTATCTGTTGAACCATCAAAACTTTTCTTAA